A region of the Paracoccaceae bacterium genome:
GCCTCGCGCATCGGCAGGTCAAGCACACGCTCCTCCAGCATCAGGTCGATCTTGAGGCTGGGAAACTTGCGGTAAAGCGCGGGCAGGCGGGGGGCCAGCCACAGCGTGCCAAAGCCGGTGGTTGTGGTGACGCGCAGCTCGCCGAACACCTCGTCCTCGCTGTCGCGAATGCGGGCTGCGGCGGCATCCAGCCGCTTCACCATCGCCGTCGTGGCGTCGAACAGCAGCTCGCCCTGCTCGGTCAGAATCAGGCCCCGCGCGTGGCGGTGGAACAGGGTCACGCCCAGGGTCTCTTCCAGGGCACGGATCTGGCGGCTGACGGCCGACTGGCTGAGGTGCAGCGTGTCCCCCGCATGCGTCAGGCTGCCCGCGTCGGCGACCGCGTGAAATATCCGAAGCTTGTCCCAATCCATCGGCGCAACTCTCTTCAACTTGTCGGGCGCTAACACGCGCGGATCGAGATAGACACTATTCTTGTCAGGTGAACGTCGATTCCCGACAAATTTTCCGCTTTGTGGGTCAGTGTTATTGACCTATCATCAGGACCAAGTCGCTGTGGGCATGGGAGGTGCGTCATGGGCAGGCAGGATATCACGCTGGCCGACCGGTTCGATCTGACGAAATCGCCCGTGCTTCTGAACGGCACGCAGGCGCTCGTGCGGCTGATGCTGATGCAGAAGGCGCGCGACCGCGCGGCGGGGTGGAATACCGCCGGATATGTGACGGGCTATCGCGGATCGCCGCTTGGCGGCGTCGACCAGGCGATGTGGCGGGCCGAGAAACTGCTGGGCGCGCAGGACATCCGGTTCCAGCCGGGGCTGAACGAGGATCTGGCGGCTACCGCCGTCTGGGGCACCCAACAGGCCGAACTGAGGGGCGAGGGCCGGTATGATGGCGTATTCGCGCTCTGGTACGGCAAGGGCCCGGGGGTGGACCGGTCTGGCGATGTGATGCGCCACGGGAACATGGCCGGCACATCGCCCCGTGGTGGTGTGCTGATGGCCATGGGCGATGACCATACCGGCGAAAGCTCGACCACCTTGCACCAGTCGGACTGGGCCATGGTCGATGCCTACATGCCGGTGGTCAGCCCTGCAGGTGTTCAGGAGATCCTCGATTTCGGCCTTTACGGCTGGGCGCTCAGCCGGTTTGCGGGGGTCTGGGTGGGGCTCAAGACGATGAAGGACACCGTCGAGGCGACCGCCGTGGTGGACGGCCGGTGGGATCGGATGGCATTCGTCGCCCCCGACTTTGCCATGCCGCCGGGCGGCCTGAACATCCGCCTGATCGACACGCCGGTGGCGCAGGAAGCCCGGATGATCGACCACAAGCGTTTCGCGGCCGAGGCGTTCAGCCGCGCCAACGGGATGGACAGGCGCGTCTGGGGCAAGCCGGGCGCGCGGATCGGCTTTGTCGCGGCCGGCAAGAACTGGCTCGACCTGGTGCATGCCTTCTCGCTGCTCGGCATCGACGCGGCCGAGGCAGAACGGTTGGGCATCACGACCTACAAGGTGGGCCAGACCTTTCCGCTGGACATGATGTCGTTCCACGACTTCGCCGAAGGGCTCGACCTGATCGTCGTGGTCGAGGAAAAGCGCAAGCTGATCGAGGTTCAGGTCAAGGAGGCCATCTTCGACGACCGTCGGGGCCGCCGCGTCTATGGCTGGCACAAGGGCGACAGTTGGGAGAACGGGCGCCGGGTGGAACTGTTCCCGACGCGCTATGCGCTTGATCCGGTGCTGATCGCCGAACGGATCGGCGGCATCCTGATCGAGGAAGGGCGCAACCCCGACTACCTGAAGGCCGCACTGCAACGGCTTGAGGATACGCGCAAGGCCGACAATGCCACCGACATCGCTGCGCGGCTTCCGTATTTCTGTTCGGGATGTCCGCACAATTCCTCCACCCGCGTCCCCGAAGGCAGCCGTGCCTATGCCGGCATCGGATGTCACTACATGGTGCAGTGGATGGACCGCGAGACCGTGGGTTTCACCCAGATGGGCGGCGAGGGGGCGAACTGGATCGGTGAGGCGCCGTTCTCGAAGACGGGCCATGTGTTCCAGAACCTTGGCGACGGCACCTACAACCACTCGGGCGTGCAGGCGATCCGCGCGGCCCTGGCCGCAGGTACGACCATCACCTACAAGATCCTCTACAACGACGCCGTGGCAATGACCGGCGGACAGGGCAATGACGGCGGTCTGACGGCCTATCAGATCGCGCGCGAACTGGTCGCCATGGGGGTCAGGACCGTCGCTGTCGTCCATGACAGGAAGGAGGACGTTTTCCCGCGTCTTTTCCCGCGCGAGGTCACGATCCACCCGCGCGAGGATCTGCAGACCGTGCAGGAGCGGATGGCGGGCGTGTCCGGTGTTTCCGCCATCCTCTATGTGCAGACCTGCGCGGCCGAGAAACGGCGCCGGCGCAAGCGCGGGCAGTTTCCAGACCCGGACAGGCGGGTATTCATCAACACAGATGTGTGCGAGGGCTGTGGTGACTGCGGGGTCCAGTCGAACTGCGTGTCGATCGTGCCGGTGGAAACCGAACTGGGACGAAAGCGCGCGATCGACCAGTCGTCCTGCAACAAGGACTATTCCTGTGTGAACGGGTTCTGCCCGTCCTTCGTCACCTTGGAAGGGGCCCGCCCGAAGAAGGCCGCGACCGCCTCGGTCGAGGTGGGAACGTTGCCGGAGCCCGTCCTGCCCGACATCCAGGGAACCTGGAACGTCGTCGTCACCGGGGTGGGCGGCACCGGGGTCGTCACGGTCGGCGCCATCCTTGCCATGGCCGCGCATGTCGACGGCAAGGGCGCGGGGCTGATGGAAATGGCGGGGCTGGCGCAGAAGGGCGGTGCGGTGCATATCCATTGCCGTCTGGCCAACACACCCGACGACATCAGCGCCATCCGCGTTGCAACGGGCGAGGCCGACGCGGTGATCGGCGGTGATCTGGTGGTGACGGCAGGGGCGCGGACCATCGGCCTGATGACCACGGGCCGGACCGGCGCCGTGGTCAACGACCATGACATCGTGACGGGCGAGTTCACCAAGAACACCGAGTTCCGCATTCCGTCCGGGCGGCTGCGCCTGTCGCTCGAGGCGCGGCTGGCGGATCGGGTGACCTTCTTCGATGCGTCGGACCTGGCGCGGGTTGTCATGGGGGATTCGATCTATTCCAACATGATTGTCTTTGGTGCTGCCTGGCAGAGGGCGCTGATTCCGGTATCCTTGGCCGCGATCCTCAAGGCGATCGAACTGAACGGCGCCGGCCCCGAGGCCAATGCGCGGGCGTTCACGCTTGGCCGCTGGGCCGCCTTGCACCCGCAGAAGGCCGCCGCATTGATCAGCCCCCCGGTCCCGCCAGAGGTCGATCCGGTCGCGTTCCGCGCGGATCACCTGCGGCAGTATCAGGACGACGCACTGGCGCAGCGGTTCCTCGCACTGGTCGACCGCACCCCCCCTGACCTGCGCGAAAGCGTCGCCAGGGGCTATCACAAGCTTCTGGCGATCAAGGATGAATACGAGGTGGCGCGGCTGCACCTTTCGACCCTGGACAAGGCCAGGGCCGAATTCGACGGTGCGCTTCGGCCCACATTCTGGCTTGCACCGCCCGTTCTGCCGGGCAAGGACGCCGCCGGGCGACCGAAGAAACGCGCCTTCGGGCCCTGGATGATCCACGCGTTCCGCCTGCTGGCCCGATTGAAGCACCTGCGCGGCACGCGGTGGGACCTGTTCGGCCGCAGCGCAGAGCGGAGGATGGAACGCGCCCTGATCGCCGGATACGAAGCCGACATGACCGAAGCACTGGCCGCCCTGACCCCCGCAACGCTGCCGCTGGTGCGCGAACTGGCCGAACTGCCGTTGACGATCCGCGGCTTCGGTCCGGTCAAGGAAGCGAACGCGGAACGTGCAGCGCAGCGCCGCGCTGCCCTTATGGCGCGCATCCGGGCGGGGGGCGACACCGCGCCGCTGGCCGCAGAATAGCAAAACCGTCGTCGTCCCGTCATCTTTACTGGCGACAATCCGATGTCAGGGGTAAGACGGGACAAACTGGGGGTCTGGCGGCGATGCCGAAGAACGAAGTCACGCGCGACATCAGTTATGCGTCTTCCGCGCAGACCCGTTGGGGCCGCACCTTCATCCGGGTGCTGGAGAATGTCACCGGACGCATCGGCCTGATCCGCCGTGCCGAGGGCTATGAGCATGAGGTGCAGCGCGGCCGGTCGTTCTGGCAGGTGATGCCGGAAAGGTTCGGCCTGTCGCTGGATGTGGTGGGCGGAAGTCTGGCGAACATTCCGGCGAACGGTCCGCTGATCCTGATCGCGAACCATCCCTACGGCATTCTCGACGGCCTGATGATGGGGCACCTTCTGGATGCCGCGCGCGGTGATTTCCGCATCCTCGCCAATTCGGTGTTTCGCCGGGCCGAGGCGCTGAACCGGGTTATCCTGCCGATCTCGTTCGACGAGACCAAGGAAGCGGTCAGGCTCAACCTTCAGACCCGGGCTGCGGCACTTGACTACCTCGGCGGCGGCGGCGCGATCGGGGTATTCCCGGGCGGCACGGTGTCTACGGCCGCCAAGCCGTTCTCGCGCCCGATGGATCCCGGCTGGCGCAACTTCACCGCCAAGATGATCGCCAAGTCGGACGCGACGGTCGTGCCGATCTTCTTTGTCGGGCACAATTCGCGCCTGTTCCAGTTGGCAAGCCACATGCACAGCACCCTGCGCCTTGGCCTGCTGATCAAGGAGTTCCGGTCGCGCATCGACGAACCGGTGCGCGTGGTCATAGGCGACCCCATTGCCAGCACCCGCCTTGACCCGCTCAAATCTGATCCCAAGGGCATGATGGATTTCCTGCGCCGGGAAACCTACGCCCTTTCGCCGCTTCCGTTGAAGTCCTATGACTATGGCTACGAGTTCGAGGAAAAATACCGGAACCGGGGCTGAGGGGGCAGGGCGTGGCCGTTGGCGTGTTCGATTCGGGGCTCGGGGGCCTGACCGTCCTCGATGCCGTGGCGCGGCGGTTGCCCGATGTGCCGTTCGTCTATCTCGGCGACAATGCCCATGCACCCTACGGTGTGCGCACGCATGACGACATCTTCAACCTGACCTGTGCGGCGGTCGAGCGGTTGTGGGCCGAAGGTTGCGATCTGGTGATCCTTGCCTGCAATACCGCCAGTGCAGCGGCGCTGAAGCGGATGCAGGAAACCTGGGTGCCGCGTGACAAGCGGGTTCTGGGTGTCTTCGTGCCGCTGATCGAGGCGCTGACCGAACGGCAATGGGGCGACAACAGCCCGCCCCGAGAGGTGGCGGTCAAGCACGTGGCGCTGTTCGCCACGCCCGCCACCGTGGCCAGCCGCGCGTTTCAGCGCGAACTGGCGTTCCGGGCCATCGGCGTCGATGTCGAGGCGCAGCCGTGCGGCGGCGTGGTCGATGCCATCGAGCAGGGCGACGAATTGCTGGCCGAAGCGCTCGTGCGCAGCCATGTCGAGGCGTTGAAGCGCCGGATGCCCCATCCGCAGGCAGCGGTGCTGGGCTGCACGCATTACCCGCTGATGGAGAAGGTCTTTTCCGAGGCCCTTGGACCGCAGGTCAAGGTGTACTCGCAGGCCAATCTGGTGGCGGAAGCCCTGGCCGACTACCTTTCGCGGCGGCCGGAGTTTCTGGGGTCGGGCACCGTTTCGCGGTTCCTGACCACGGGCGATCCCCGCGCGGTCAGCGACAGGGCGACGCAGTTCCTGCGCAAGCGCGTGGCGTTTGAAGCGGCGTGACGGCGCTACATCGCGTCGATCTTGTCTTCCAGCCCCTTCTTCAGCGTGGGGCCTGACTTCTTCATGATCTCGGCCATCAGGTCGGACACTTCCTTTTCGAGTTTCTTGGGGTTGATCCCCTGAAACTTGCTGTTGCCGGTCACCTTGCTGAACATCTTGGGGCCGGGCAGGGTGTGAAGGATCAATTCGATGCTGCCGGAAAGCTCACCCTTCTTGTCGTCCATCTCGATCACGACAATCCGGGCCTGAATCTCGAATCCCTTGTCCTTGCCGGACACGGACCCCGCCAGGGCCAGCTTTCCGGATTTCTTCACGGCGGCCTCGATCTCGGATCGCAAGGCGTCCCCGGCGACCTTGTTCATCTTGGCATCGAAACTCTTCACCACGGTCACCTTGCCCAGCACGACCGGAATCTTGGCGTCACCCATCTGGTCCACCCTTTTCTGAAACGGAAGTTGCTCAATGTCCTTGACGCCAAGACTAGTGGAAAGGCGGCCGCCTGAACAGCGGTTCGTTCCCCGGGGGGCAGCGACCCCGATCTCCTGGTGGTACCCGGTCGCTCGCGTTCGTGTTGCCGCTGTCCCGCCCTTGCGGCCCGCGCGTGGCACAAGAGAAGATGCCGGAGAGCGCGGGTCCAGGCGCCTCGGCGACATCGCGGCCGACCGTCAGGGGCTGGCCGCGCGTTCCACGCGGACCACCGCAGATTGCCGGTTGCGAAAGGCCCGCGATTTGCGCAGAAAGGCCGCGCTCATCAAAGGGTCAGAGTCATGACGCATCGCATCGCCATCCTGGGCGCATCGGGCTATACGGGGGCCGAACTCGTGCGCCTGATCGCCACGCACCCCTCCATGCGCATCGTTGCACTGTCGGCGGACCGCAAGGCAGGCATGGCCATGGCTGAGGTGTTCCCGTTTCTGCGCCACCTGGACCTGCCCTCGCTGGTGAAGATCGAGGAGATCGATTTTTCCAGCATTGACCTGTGTTTCTGCGCGCTTCCTCATGCGACGACTCAACAAGTGGTCGCAAACCTCCCGCGCAGCTTGAGGATTGTCGATCTGAGCGCCGATTTCCGGCTGCGCGACCCCGCCGCATACGCGAAATGGTATGGCCAGCCCCACGCCGCGACCGATCTGCAGGCCGAGGCGGTCTATGGGCTGACCGAGTTCTACCGCGATGCGATCCGGGGGGCGCGGCTGGTGGCGGGCACCGGTTGCAATGCCGCTGCGGGGCAATATGCGCTGCGTCCGCTGATTTCAGCAGGTGTGCTGGACCTTGACGATATCCTGATCGACCTGAAGGCCGGGGTGTCCGGTGCGGGGCGCAGCCTGAAGGAAAACCTGCTGCACGCGGAACTGTCGGGCGGCACGCACGCCTATTCCGCCGGGGGCAGGCACCGGCATCTGGGAGAATTCGATCAGGAATTCAGCGCCCTGGCGGGGCGCCCCGTGCATGTGCAGTTCACGCCGCACCTGTTGCCGATGAACCGGGGCATCCTGGCCACCGTCTACGTCAAGGCCGACCCCGCGACGGTTCACGCGACGCTTGCATCGGCCTATGCCGCAGAGCCCTTCCTGAAGGTGCTACCTTTCGGCACACTCCCCTCGACGCGCGACATCGCAGGGTCCAACTTCTGTCATCTGGGTGTGATCGGCGATCGCATCCCGGGGCGCGCGGTGATCGTGTCGGTTCTCGACAACCTGACCAAGGGGTCGTCGGGGCAGGCCATCCAGAACGCGAACCTGATGCTGGGGATCGAGGAAACGGCGGGCCTGACACTCGCGCCCGTGTTCCCGTAGAAGGGTGTGACGGTATGGCAATGAAGTCCCTGAAGAAAAGGCGGCGTGTCCAGGTCATCCTGATGACCTTCTCTGCGCTGATCATTGCAACCGTTCTGGTCGTCTATGCGATGGGCGACGGCATCAACTTCTTCCGGTCTCCGACCCAGGTGGTCGAGGCGCCGCCTCCTCCGACCGAGACGTTCCGGATCGGCGGTCTGGTCGAGGAGGGGTCGATCGAGCGCGGCCAGGGCGAGACCATCCGGTTCCGCGTGACCGACACGAATGCGACGGTGCCCGTGGCCTATACCGGGATCCTACCGGACCTGTTCGCCGAGGGGCAGGGAATGGTGGGCACCGGCCGCTATGTCGATGGGGTTTTCGAAGCATCCGAAATCCTTGCGAAGCACGATGAAACCTACATGCCGAAAGAGGTCGTGGACGTGCTGAAGGAACAGGGCGTCTACAAGGACCCGAAGGCACCGAACGGCTGATTGAGCCACCGTTAACGTCATGACGCCAGCCTTGCCCCGCAAAGCCGGAGGCAGGCCATGAAGACCATCGAAGACATTGCAGCCGAAATCGTCGCCCGCGAAGGCGGGTTCGTGAACGACCCGGACGATCCCGGCGGCGCCACCAAGTACGGTGTGACAATCCACACCCTGCGACGGCTGGGCCTTGACCTGACCGGCGACGGTCAGGTGACCGTCGATGACGTGAAGCGGCTGACACGGGCCGACGCGCAGCGCATCTTCGTCGAGCATTATTTCCGCCGCCCCCGCATCGACGCCCTGCCCGATGCCATCCAGCCGTCGGTGTTCGACATGTATGTGAACGCGGGCGGGAACGCGGTGAAGGTGCTGCAGCGCCTGCTGACCGACATGGGTTTTCCCTGCGATGCGGACGGTGCGATCGGGCCGCAGACCATCCACGCCGCGCAGGCGGCCTGGGAGGCGGCGCCATCGCATCTCGCCGATGCCTATGCGATCGCGCGGCGCAACTACTATTACGCGCTTGCCGACGCCCGCCCCGCCAGCCGCAAGTATGCCCGTCGCCGGGATGGCGGGAAGGGCGGGTGGATCAACCGGGCGGAGGAATTCATGGCGGCGCGGTATCGGCTGACCGAGGCACAGCATCGCGCCAGGGTGGCGGCATGGGTGTGATCGGCAAGATTCTGGGCGGCCCTGCC
Encoded here:
- a CDS encoding indolepyruvate ferredoxin oxidoreductase family protein, with translation MGRQDITLADRFDLTKSPVLLNGTQALVRLMLMQKARDRAAGWNTAGYVTGYRGSPLGGVDQAMWRAEKLLGAQDIRFQPGLNEDLAATAVWGTQQAELRGEGRYDGVFALWYGKGPGVDRSGDVMRHGNMAGTSPRGGVLMAMGDDHTGESSTTLHQSDWAMVDAYMPVVSPAGVQEILDFGLYGWALSRFAGVWVGLKTMKDTVEATAVVDGRWDRMAFVAPDFAMPPGGLNIRLIDTPVAQEARMIDHKRFAAEAFSRANGMDRRVWGKPGARIGFVAAGKNWLDLVHAFSLLGIDAAEAERLGITTYKVGQTFPLDMMSFHDFAEGLDLIVVVEEKRKLIEVQVKEAIFDDRRGRRVYGWHKGDSWENGRRVELFPTRYALDPVLIAERIGGILIEEGRNPDYLKAALQRLEDTRKADNATDIAARLPYFCSGCPHNSSTRVPEGSRAYAGIGCHYMVQWMDRETVGFTQMGGEGANWIGEAPFSKTGHVFQNLGDGTYNHSGVQAIRAALAAGTTITYKILYNDAVAMTGGQGNDGGLTAYQIARELVAMGVRTVAVVHDRKEDVFPRLFPREVTIHPREDLQTVQERMAGVSGVSAILYVQTCAAEKRRRRKRGQFPDPDRRVFINTDVCEGCGDCGVQSNCVSIVPVETELGRKRAIDQSSCNKDYSCVNGFCPSFVTLEGARPKKAATASVEVGTLPEPVLPDIQGTWNVVVTGVGGTGVVTVGAILAMAAHVDGKGAGLMEMAGLAQKGGAVHIHCRLANTPDDISAIRVATGEADAVIGGDLVVTAGARTIGLMTTGRTGAVVNDHDIVTGEFTKNTEFRIPSGRLRLSLEARLADRVTFFDASDLARVVMGDSIYSNMIVFGAAWQRALIPVSLAAILKAIELNGAGPEANARAFTLGRWAALHPQKAAALISPPVPPEVDPVAFRADHLRQYQDDALAQRFLALVDRTPPDLRESVARGYHKLLAIKDEYEVARLHLSTLDKARAEFDGALRPTFWLAPPVLPGKDAAGRPKKRAFGPWMIHAFRLLARLKHLRGTRWDLFGRSAERRMERALIAGYEADMTEALAALTPATLPLVRELAELPLTIRGFGPVKEANAERAAQRRAALMARIRAGGDTAPLAAE
- a CDS encoding lysophospholipid acyltransferase family protein; amino-acid sequence: MPKNEVTRDISYASSAQTRWGRTFIRVLENVTGRIGLIRRAEGYEHEVQRGRSFWQVMPERFGLSLDVVGGSLANIPANGPLILIANHPYGILDGLMMGHLLDAARGDFRILANSVFRRAEALNRVILPISFDETKEAVRLNLQTRAAALDYLGGGGAIGVFPGGTVSTAAKPFSRPMDPGWRNFTAKMIAKSDATVVPIFFVGHNSRLFQLASHMHSTLRLGLLIKEFRSRIDEPVRVVIGDPIASTRLDPLKSDPKGMMDFLRRETYALSPLPLKSYDYGYEFEEKYRNRG
- a CDS encoding aspartate/glutamate racemase family protein produces the protein MAVGVFDSGLGGLTVLDAVARRLPDVPFVYLGDNAHAPYGVRTHDDIFNLTCAAVERLWAEGCDLVILACNTASAAALKRMQETWVPRDKRVLGVFVPLIEALTERQWGDNSPPREVAVKHVALFATPATVASRAFQRELAFRAIGVDVEAQPCGGVVDAIEQGDELLAEALVRSHVEALKRRMPHPQAAVLGCTHYPLMEKVFSEALGPQVKVYSQANLVAEALADYLSRRPEFLGSGTVSRFLTTGDPRAVSDRATQFLRKRVAFEAA
- the argC gene encoding N-acetyl-gamma-glutamyl-phosphate reductase, which produces MTHRIAILGASGYTGAELVRLIATHPSMRIVALSADRKAGMAMAEVFPFLRHLDLPSLVKIEEIDFSSIDLCFCALPHATTQQVVANLPRSLRIVDLSADFRLRDPAAYAKWYGQPHAATDLQAEAVYGLTEFYRDAIRGARLVAGTGCNAAAGQYALRPLISAGVLDLDDILIDLKAGVSGAGRSLKENLLHAELSGGTHAYSAGGRHRHLGEFDQEFSALAGRPVHVQFTPHLLPMNRGILATVYVKADPATVHATLASAYAAEPFLKVLPFGTLPSTRDIAGSNFCHLGVIGDRIPGRAVIVSVLDNLTKGSSGQAIQNANLMLGIEETAGLTLAPVFP
- the ccmE gene encoding cytochrome c maturation protein CcmE gives rise to the protein MKSLKKRRRVQVILMTFSALIIATVLVVYAMGDGINFFRSPTQVVEAPPPPTETFRIGGLVEEGSIERGQGETIRFRVTDTNATVPVAYTGILPDLFAEGQGMVGTGRYVDGVFEASEILAKHDETYMPKEVVDVLKEQGVYKDPKAPNG
- a CDS encoding peptidoglycan-binding protein, whose translation is MKTIEDIAAEIVAREGGFVNDPDDPGGATKYGVTIHTLRRLGLDLTGDGQVTVDDVKRLTRADAQRIFVEHYFRRPRIDALPDAIQPSVFDMYVNAGGNAVKVLQRLLTDMGFPCDADGAIGPQTIHAAQAAWEAAPSHLADAYAIARRNYYYALADARPASRKYARRRDGGKGGWINRAEEFMAARYRLTEAQHRARVAAWV